In a genomic window of Pseudomonadota bacterium:
- a CDS encoding thioredoxin domain-containing protein: MSSTQKDNTAAAYVARQLALGKKSNRLINETSPYLLQHAFNPVNWFPWGDEAFEQALKEGKPVFLSIGYSTCHWCHVMERESFENPDVAAILNKYFISIKVDREERPDIDRIYMEAAQALTGSGGWPLSVFVTPDRLPFYAGTYFPPEAKYGMPGFADLLIAINKAWHDDRQKLLDQADKLVAAIKPERDPQNKEPLTESILLKGFQDFAGHYDTEDGGFGTDAKFPRPVGLNFLLRFHKRSGDKKALEMVLTTLKKMAAGGIHDHMGGGFHRYTVDDQWRVPHFEKMLYDQAQLAVSYLEAYQITGESLFKESVEDIFGYVLRDMTDPNGVFFSAEDADSPRPENPAEHGEGAFYVWTAKEVDQILGKDEADVFSFHYGVKKDGNVLKDPHQEFVGRNILYEAQSLAETAAHFGKPPEEIKQKLHEARRKIIKRRNVRPRPHLDDKVITAENGLMISAFAKGYQVTGEEKYLEVARTAAAFILKELYDPKQKTMFRRFRAGKSGINGMLDDYAFFIQALLDLYEASQDFYWLKTAADLTVTQIALFSDKEMGGFFESAGKDTGLPIRVKSDFEGAEPLGNSIAAINLLRLAQFADKEAWREIAKNTVTAAAARLLENPSAMPQMLVALDYSLSKPKQVIILGHLDAQDTKKMLQEVRKRFLPGSILMVVDPEKNQKQLAEFQPALEWYAMRDNKATAYVCENFICNKPVTEIKDLVKMLDK, translated from the coding sequence ATGTCTTCTACTCAAAAAGATAATACTGCTGCGGCCTATGTTGCGCGGCAACTGGCATTGGGAAAAAAATCCAACCGGCTGATTAACGAGACCAGCCCCTATCTTCTTCAGCACGCATTTAATCCGGTTAATTGGTTTCCCTGGGGTGATGAGGCTTTTGAGCAGGCGCTCAAGGAGGGCAAGCCGGTCTTTCTTTCCATTGGTTATTCCACCTGTCACTGGTGTCATGTAATGGAGCGGGAGTCATTTGAGAATCCTGATGTTGCGGCGATTCTCAATAAGTATTTTATCAGTATCAAAGTCGATCGTGAAGAACGGCCGGATATTGACCGGATTTATATGGAAGCGGCCCAGGCTCTCACCGGCAGCGGCGGGTGGCCGTTATCGGTGTTTGTCACCCCGGACAGATTGCCGTTTTATGCGGGTACGTATTTCCCGCCGGAAGCAAAGTACGGCATGCCGGGTTTTGCCGATCTGCTCATTGCCATCAATAAGGCCTGGCATGACGACCGCCAGAAACTTCTCGACCAGGCTGACAAGCTGGTGGCAGCGATCAAGCCTGAACGTGATCCTCAAAATAAAGAACCCCTGACCGAGTCGATATTGCTCAAAGGATTTCAGGATTTTGCCGGTCATTATGATACTGAAGACGGCGGGTTTGGCACCGATGCCAAATTCCCCAGGCCGGTGGGATTGAATTTCCTGCTGCGTTTTCATAAAAGATCGGGCGACAAAAAAGCTCTGGAAATGGTGCTTACAACGCTCAAGAAAATGGCTGCGGGTGGCATTCACGACCATATGGGTGGCGGCTTCCACCGCTATACCGTGGATGATCAGTGGCGAGTGCCGCATTTCGAGAAAATGCTCTATGACCAGGCCCAGCTTGCCGTGTCCTATCTTGAGGCTTATCAGATTACCGGGGAATCCCTGTTCAAGGAAAGCGTCGAGGATATCTTTGGGTATGTACTGCGTGACATGACCGATCCCAACGGTGTTTTCTTTTCAGCAGAAGACGCCGACAGCCCCCGTCCGGAAAATCCTGCGGAGCATGGCGAGGGTGCGTTTTATGTGTGGACTGCCAAGGAAGTCGACCAGATACTCGGCAAAGATGAGGCTGATGTGTTCAGTTTTCACTACGGCGTCAAGAAAGATGGAAATGTATTGAAAGATCCTCATCAGGAATTTGTAGGAAGAAATATCCTGTATGAGGCGCAGTCCCTTGCCGAAACAGCTGCGCATTTTGGCAAACCACCCGAAGAAATAAAACAGAAACTCCATGAAGCGCGCCGAAAAATCATCAAAAGGCGCAACGTGCGTCCGAGGCCGCATCTGGATGATAAGGTGATCACCGCTGAAAACGGCCTGATGATCAGCGCCTTTGCCAAGGGCTATCAGGTGACCGGCGAGGAAAAGTATCTGGAGGTTGCCCGGACGGCTGCGGCATTTATTCTCAAGGAATTGTATGATCCCAAGCAAAAAACCATGTTTCGCCGGTTTCGGGCAGGTAAATCGGGCATTAACGGTATGCTCGATGATTATGCATTCTTTATTCAGGCACTTCTTGATCTCTACGAGGCATCGCAGGATTTTTACTGGCTCAAAACAGCTGCGGATTTGACCGTCACCCAGATAGCATTGTTTTCTGATAAGGAAATGGGTGGGTTTTTCGAATCGGCGGGGAAAGATACTGGCCTGCCCATTCGGGTGAAGTCTGATTTTGAAGGGGCAGAGCCCCTGGGCAATTCAATTGCCGCAATAAATCTCCTGCGCCTGGCGCAGTTTGCCGACAAGGAAGCATGGCGGGAGATCGCTAAAAATACTGTTACAGCTGCTGCTGCAAGGTTACTTGAAAATCCTTCAGCCATGCCGCAGATGCTTGTTGCCCTTGATTATTCTCTGTCAAAACCAAAGCAGGTGATAATTCTCGGGCACCTTGATGCGCAAGACACTAAGAAGATGCTTCAAGAGGTGCGCAAGCGTTTTCTGCCGGGAAGTATTCTGATGGTGGTTGATCCGGAGAAAAATCAGAAACAGCTGGCGGAGTTTCAGCCCGCTCTAGAATGGTACGCAATGCGGGATAACAAGGCCACCGCCTATGTCTGCGAGAATTTTATCTGCAACAAACCGGTCACCGAAATCAAGGATTTAGTGAAAATGCTTGATAAGTGA
- a CDS encoding response regulator: MDAKILVVVKDSIFKDALREKLDKRGFSVIAVSERSAAVEAVAGNEIDIVLLDIRNQGKEAMQTMTEMKQANPTAEVIMLASDFDISWSMEGMRQGAADDITVPFEIDKLIFKIHEIYRRKKSRISFRKLRSFLGVIENAMVAATFAQAGEFETAKEIHGRTEDDKSGSSGKRD, encoded by the coding sequence ATGGATGCAAAAATCCTTGTTGTTGTTAAGGATTCAATTTTCAAGGATGCCCTGAGGGAAAAATTAGATAAGCGGGGTTTTTCGGTTATAGCTGTTAGTGAAAGAAGCGCAGCTGTTGAAGCAGTTGCTGGAAATGAAATTGATATCGTATTGCTCGATATCAGAAATCAGGGCAAAGAAGCCATGCAGACCATGACAGAGATGAAACAGGCCAACCCGACAGCAGAGGTCATCATGTTGGCAAGTGATTTTGACATATCATGGTCTATGGAAGGGATGCGGCAGGGTGCTGCTGATGATATCACAGTACCTTTTGAAATTGACAAGTTGATTTTTAAAATTCATGAGATTTATAGACGAAAAAAATCGCGAATTTCTTTTAGAAAATTAAGGTCATTTCTGGGTGTTATTGAAAATGCCATGGTAGCGGCAACCTTTGCACAAGCCGGAGAGTTTGAGACTGCAAAAGAGATTCACGGTAGAACTGAAGATGACAAATCAGGTAGCTCCGGGAAAAGAGACTAA
- a CDS encoding two-component sensor histidine kinase, with product MIYLLKKLFKYLVMDTFEAARPFTVGKRYKHFRRTLLLIMTVITMTPLVVAATLSYYQYQVLLEKEFKNHIRWNAESAGRTISAFIEELRSVIGFIADEYSHEDLADQEFLSSLFSRLKHKRGLVDLGYIDPRGIQQTYAGPYEFRGKGYRNMVWLKESIARRSTVSEVFMGYRKMPHFVIALTKKRPGLEEYWVLRASIDAETLGQFIGTIDTEASDDIFLINHAGELQTSSRYFGKVGDTFPLESLPYKSGVTLKVEKGDSFTSLKAFAYIEGTPWILVLVKRGYIHERVWSSFKMELIGIVFISAVLAFIVILRTANILGSRIREADEKREAMLSEVEHTSKLASIGRLAAGVAHEINNPLAIISEKAGLMHDFLEISGDFQYKDNFYGQIGGILDAVNRCKVITHRLLGFARRMDVTPEFILLNEVVREVLSFLDKESLYRGIKFELELQENLPKIQSDKGQLQQILLNIINNAIDALERGGRVVIASCSYGEAFVGVRISDNGPGISEENMKYIFEPFFTTKTHGEHKGTGLGLSITYGLVKKLGGKISVESTLGVGSTFNIMLPIEFKVGLDGEDGSDTGFVGG from the coding sequence ATGATTTATCTCCTGAAAAAACTTTTCAAGTATCTGGTCATGGATACCTTTGAGGCTGCAAGGCCTTTTACGGTAGGCAAGCGTTATAAGCATTTCCGCCGTACCCTGCTTTTAATAATGACGGTGATCACCATGACCCCCCTTGTTGTCGCCGCGACCCTGAGTTATTACCAGTATCAGGTTCTCCTGGAAAAGGAATTTAAGAATCATATCCGCTGGAATGCGGAGAGTGCCGGCAGGACTATAAGTGCATTTATTGAAGAGCTTCGTTCGGTAATCGGGTTTATTGCTGACGAGTATAGTCATGAAGACTTAGCCGATCAAGAATTCCTGAGCTCACTATTTTCCCGACTGAAGCATAAGCGCGGCCTTGTTGACTTGGGATATATTGATCCAAGGGGCATTCAGCAAACTTATGCAGGGCCGTATGAATTCCGGGGGAAGGGGTATCGCAATATGGTGTGGCTCAAAGAGTCCATTGCGCGCCGGAGTACGGTCAGTGAAGTGTTTATGGGATATCGTAAGATGCCTCATTTTGTTATCGCTTTAACGAAAAAAAGGCCTGGTCTGGAGGAATACTGGGTGCTCAGGGCCAGCATTGACGCCGAGACGCTGGGGCAATTTATTGGAACAATTGATACGGAGGCCTCTGATGATATTTTTCTTATCAACCATGCGGGTGAGTTGCAGACCTCATCCCGTTATTTTGGAAAAGTGGGGGATACGTTTCCACTGGAGAGTCTTCCTTATAAAAGTGGTGTGACTCTGAAGGTGGAAAAGGGTGATTCTTTTACCAGTCTAAAGGCCTTTGCCTATATTGAGGGAACTCCGTGGATTCTGGTCCTTGTCAAGCGTGGGTATATCCATGAGAGAGTATGGTCCTCATTCAAGATGGAATTGATTGGTATAGTCTTTATAAGCGCTGTGCTGGCATTCATCGTGATTTTGCGAACAGCAAATATACTCGGGAGTCGTATTCGGGAGGCGGACGAAAAGCGCGAGGCCATGCTTTCTGAAGTTGAACATACAAGTAAGCTTGCATCAATAGGCAGACTTGCTGCCGGTGTTGCGCATGAAATTAATAATCCCCTGGCGATCATCAGTGAGAAGGCGGGGTTGATGCATGACTTTCTTGAAATCTCAGGAGATTTTCAATATAAAGATAATTTTTATGGTCAGATCGGCGGTATTTTAGATGCGGTGAACCGTTGCAAGGTTATTACTCATCGGCTGCTGGGTTTTGCAAGACGTATGGATGTAACCCCGGAGTTCATATTACTTAACGAGGTGGTCCGGGAGGTTTTGAGTTTTCTTGATAAAGAGAGTCTGTATCGCGGCATCAAATTCGAGTTGGAACTGCAGGAAAATTTGCCAAAAATCCAGAGTGACAAGGGGCAGTTGCAGCAGATTTTGTTAAATATCATTAATAATGCTATCGATGCACTGGAGAGAGGCGGAAGGGTCGTCATTGCATCCTGCAGTTATGGTGAGGCGTTTGTTGGGGTTCGTATTTCAGACAACGGCCCCGGGATATCCGAAGAAAATATGAAGTATATTTTCGAGCCGTTTTTCACGACAAAAACCCATGGCGAGCATAAGGGCACAGGGTTAGGCCTTTCCATAACCTATGGCCTTGTGAAAAAGCTAGGTGGAAAAATTTCTGTAGAAAGTACTCTCGGTGTTGGCTCGACTTTTAACATAATGTTGCCGATTGAGTTTAAGGTCGGCCTGGATGGTGAAGATGGAAGCGATACGGGTTTTGTTGGTGGATGA
- a CDS encoding sigma 54-interacting transcriptional regulator — protein MPAKEKQSNPQAISAILKGMDFSGFVDSIPHGVLLLDSNLRVLAVNQVMEALTGYSRENAYGVRGEYIIRSSLGQEGDPVGEVYQSGVAVTIEADIINRNRKKKPVRFTISPLKRASGEIAGVVVCLEDISLLKDRVHGFSKSEKIIGHSRKMQEIFELLPIIARTDASALLTGETGTGKDLFAEAIHLASKRSPQPFIKINCGALPEALLESELFGHVRGAFTGADRDKPGMFRLAHGGTIFLTEIGDLPLPLQVKLLTVLDDKEFFPVGGSKKVCVDVRIIAATHRDLREFVRLGKFREDLFYRLNVLHLHIPPLREREDDFRLLVDHFLREFSGKLNKDIKGFNVSCFERLSSYSFPGNVRELRNIVEYAVNICQSRTIEPAHLPNYIFSEELQVSEEANSKTSEGAKFEGEAKPVGGFRASGPLAWNEMEKQMIIDALVKTGGRRIEAAKILGWGRSTLWRKLKHHALA, from the coding sequence ATGCCTGCAAAAGAAAAACAATCTAATCCTCAGGCAATAAGCGCCATACTCAAGGGTATGGATTTTTCAGGATTTGTCGACTCGATCCCCCATGGGGTGCTTCTCCTGGATTCGAACCTCCGGGTGCTCGCCGTCAATCAGGTCATGGAGGCGCTTACCGGTTATTCGCGGGAAAATGCCTATGGGGTTCGAGGTGAATACATTATTCGGAGCAGTCTCGGGCAGGAGGGAGATCCTGTAGGAGAAGTGTATCAATCCGGTGTGGCAGTTACCATTGAGGCGGATATTATCAATAGGAATCGCAAGAAAAAGCCTGTTCGGTTTACGATTTCGCCGCTAAAAAGAGCAAGTGGTGAAATTGCCGGAGTTGTTGTTTGTCTTGAAGACATATCCCTTTTAAAGGATCGGGTTCATGGTTTTTCAAAATCGGAGAAGATAATCGGTCATAGTCGCAAGATGCAGGAAATTTTCGAGTTGCTGCCGATTATTGCCCGAACTGATGCATCGGCATTGCTTACCGGTGAAACCGGCACGGGAAAAGATCTGTTTGCCGAGGCGATCCATCTGGCTTCGAAAAGGTCGCCGCAGCCATTCATTAAAATCAATTGCGGCGCTCTTCCTGAGGCGCTGCTCGAGTCCGAACTCTTCGGGCATGTTCGCGGCGCTTTTACCGGGGCTGACAGGGACAAGCCCGGCATGTTCAGGCTTGCCCACGGCGGGACGATTTTTTTGACCGAGATCGGTGATCTGCCGCTGCCGCTTCAGGTGAAACTGCTCACGGTGCTTGATGATAAGGAGTTTTTCCCGGTGGGGGGATCAAAGAAGGTCTGTGTCGATGTCCGGATCATTGCCGCGACCCATCGTGATTTAAGGGAGTTTGTCCGGCTGGGCAAGTTCAGGGAGGATTTATTTTACCGGCTGAATGTCCTGCATCTGCATATTCCGCCGCTTCGGGAGCGGGAGGATGATTTCAGGCTCCTGGTCGATCATTTTTTAAGGGAGTTTTCCGGGAAACTAAATAAGGATATCAAGGGGTTCAATGTGTCCTGCTTTGAGAGGTTGTCATCCTATTCCTTTCCTGGAAATGTTCGCGAGCTCAGAAATATTGTGGAATATGCAGTGAATATCTGTCAGAGTCGTACCATAGAGCCTGCACATCTTCCGAATTATATTTTTTCAGAGGAGCTTCAGGTTTCAGAGGAGGCGAATAGCAAGACTTCTGAAGGGGCCAAGTTCGAGGGGGAGGCAAAACCTGTCGGCGGATTCAGGGCTTCCGGGCCTTTGGCTTGGAATGAAATGGAAAAACAGATGATCATTGACGCGTTAGTCAAGACCGGTGGCAGGCGGATAGAGGCTGCAAAAATACTTGGCTGGGGACGAAGCACCTTGTGGCGCAAATTAAAACACCACGCTCTTGCCTGA
- a CDS encoding NifB/NifX family molybdenum-iron cluster-binding protein — translation MKILVTIHENDVAARFDLATEVLIAEAIEGRILGEPRIILLPRASGDELCGLSVKEDVSIVICGGVEGAHFEYLIWKKITVFDGIIGPYSEALDWVLAGRLKNGTILPGSR, via the coding sequence ATGAAAATTCTCGTTACAATTCATGAAAATGATGTTGCAGCCCGATTTGATTTAGCGACGGAGGTTCTCATTGCCGAAGCAATCGAAGGCCGCATTCTTGGCGAGCCTAGGATTATTCTTCTTCCTCGGGCATCCGGAGACGAGTTGTGCGGCCTGTCCGTAAAGGAAGATGTTTCCATTGTTATTTGTGGTGGGGTTGAAGGCGCTCATTTCGAGTATCTCATCTGGAAAAAAATAACCGTTTTCGATGGCATTATTGGGCCATATTCCGAAGCACTGGACTGGGTGCTGGCTGGTCGTTTGAAAAACGGCACTATTCTCCCCGGTTCAAGATGA
- a CDS encoding response regulator, translating to MGEMKVLIVDDEESFARTLSERLNMRELETDTAYNGEEALGFVDDKEPDVMVLDLKMPGIDGMEVLRRVKKKYPHLQVIILTGHGTDKDEDEAKSLGVFDYLNKPIEIEILVSRIKAAYQAKINTTMTAVTFAEAGEYDTAREILENSDK from the coding sequence ATGGGTGAAATGAAAGTATTGATAGTTGATGATGAAGAGTCTTTTGCCAGGACTCTATCCGAACGATTGAATATGCGGGAACTTGAAACTGACACTGCTTATAATGGCGAAGAAGCTCTGGGCTTTGTGGATGATAAAGAACCTGATGTCATGGTGTTGGATTTAAAAATGCCGGGGATTGATGGCATGGAGGTGCTCAGGCGTGTAAAAAAGAAATATCCACATTTGCAGGTAATTATTCTTACAGGGCATGGAACGGATAAGGATGAAGATGAGGCAAAGAGTCTTGGGGTCTTTGATTATTTGAATAAGCCCATAGAAATAGAAATACTCGTAAGCCGAATTAAGGCTGCATACCAGGCAAAAATAAATACAACCATGACAGCGGTTACCTTTGCTGAAGCAGGAGAATATGATACGGCCCGTGAAATTTTAGAAAATTCGGATAAGTAG
- a CDS encoding glucose-6-phosphate isomerase encodes MQTNNKGLSDLAVFTELQKQAASPYDLTVSGALRPERVSSCICRASGLDVLYGTQRVDDAVLENLQKIADESNAVDQFLRMKKGEVINRIEGHDSENRMVLHTAMRDVFADQPYNLEATSKAREELDKLASFLDDLENGRIRNAKNETVTGLINIGIGGSDLGPRAVYLALEAYRLPERKVYFISNVDPDDAAEVLSKVDLSRTIVNVVSKSGTTLETLTNEEFVKVAYVKAGLDPARHFVAVTGKGSPMDNPEKYLRAFYMFDYVGGRYSVTSMVGAVMLGFALGLEAFMEFLKGANSMDIAAEHRQIKNNPALLLAVLGIWNRNFLGNHTLAILPYSQALVRFTAHLQQCDMESNGKSCARNGVRVSHDTGPIIWGEPGTNGQHAFYQLIHQGTTVVPVEFVGFRENQRQQDILINGTYSQEKLLANLLAQSMALATGKNSDNPNREFQGNRPNTIILGDKLDSFCMGALLALYEAKIVFQGFIWNINSFDQEGVQLGKVLANRLLDHFSGLRQDQDYNGEEDDPLGWAMMKAAGVLPGK; translated from the coding sequence ATGCAGACAAACAACAAGGGCCTGAGTGATTTGGCGGTTTTCACAGAATTGCAAAAACAGGCGGCATCACCCTATGATCTCACCGTTTCCGGGGCCCTGCGCCCTGAAAGGGTCTCTTCCTGTATATGCCGGGCTTCCGGCCTTGATGTATTATATGGCACCCAGCGGGTGGATGATGCTGTCCTTGAGAACCTCCAGAAAATTGCGGATGAAAGTAATGCAGTGGATCAATTTCTCCGGATGAAAAAGGGTGAGGTGATTAATCGCATAGAGGGCCATGACAGTGAGAATCGAATGGTTCTGCACACCGCCATGCGGGATGTCTTTGCTGACCAGCCGTACAATCTCGAAGCCACTTCCAAAGCCAGGGAGGAACTGGATAAGCTTGCATCGTTTCTTGATGATCTTGAAAACGGACGTATCAGGAATGCAAAAAATGAAACTGTCACCGGGTTAATCAATATTGGAATCGGCGGCTCCGACCTTGGGCCGCGGGCGGTTTATCTCGCCCTGGAGGCCTATCGGCTTCCGGAAAGAAAGGTGTATTTCATCTCCAATGTCGATCCCGATGATGCAGCGGAAGTTCTGTCAAAAGTTGATTTATCAAGAACCATCGTCAATGTCGTCTCAAAGAGCGGCACCACCCTGGAGACCCTTACCAATGAAGAGTTTGTCAAGGTGGCCTATGTGAAAGCGGGGCTGGATCCAGCCAGGCATTTTGTCGCTGTTACCGGCAAGGGCAGTCCCATGGACAATCCGGAAAAATATCTCCGGGCTTTTTATATGTTCGATTATGTCGGCGGTCGGTACAGCGTCACTTCCATGGTGGGCGCGGTAATGCTGGGGTTTGCCCTTGGGCTTGAGGCCTTTATGGAATTTTTAAAAGGCGCTAACAGTATGGATATTGCTGCGGAACACCGGCAGATCAAAAATAACCCCGCACTGCTGCTGGCGGTGCTTGGAATCTGGAACCGGAATTTTCTGGGCAACCACACCCTTGCAATTCTTCCATACAGCCAGGCCCTGGTGAGATTCACTGCCCATCTGCAGCAATGTGACATGGAAAGCAATGGCAAGTCCTGCGCAAGAAATGGTGTTCGAGTCAGCCATGATACCGGGCCGATTATCTGGGGCGAGCCAGGCACCAACGGTCAGCATGCCTTTTATCAACTTATCCATCAGGGGACAACCGTTGTGCCGGTGGAGTTTGTCGGTTTTCGGGAAAACCAGCGGCAACAGGATATTTTAATTAACGGCACCTATTCCCAGGAAAAACTTCTGGCAAATCTGCTGGCCCAGTCAATGGCCCTTGCAACCGGAAAAAACAGTGATAATCCTAACCGGGAATTTCAGGGGAATAGGCCAAACACTATTATTCTGGGCGATAAACTTGATTCGTTTTGTATGGGGGCGCTCCTTGCCTTGTATGAGGCAAAGATTGTATTCCAGGGGTTTATCTGGAATATAAATTCCTTTGATCAGGAAGGCGTACAGCTGGGCAAGGTGCTGGCCAACCGGCTGCTGGACCATTTTTCCGGCCTGCGTCAGGATCAGGATTATAATGGCGAAGAGGATGACCCGCTCGGCTGGGCGATGATGAAGGCGGCCGGGGTGCTTCCGGGTAAATGA
- a CDS encoding J domain-containing protein: MTMIVAESELYRSCRILFGFDLDLSHDFLEYLQLSGIKSAYRNKARETHPDMAATRGELAQARNAVRFTHVQTAYENLLKYLDARENGFRLTASNQRTARKSSQGKKQARQTPPHTMRRTARPTNPFNSQSFNKKNDSAHQTHFNNSCSTADTFYKGVIPQRKLLLGHYLYYSGVINFRNIIQALVWQKTMRPRVGELCLKFGWLTNDDIHLILKHRTFDRPFGRSALNLGLLNVKQVKTILFMQKTLQKKLGEFFIENNILTEQSLEKLLTHHRRHNSLLAATSRFGI; encoded by the coding sequence ATGACAATGATAGTTGCTGAAAGCGAGCTCTATCGTTCCTGCCGAATTCTTTTCGGCTTCGACCTTGACCTTTCACACGATTTCCTTGAATACCTCCAGCTTTCGGGAATCAAATCCGCATACAGGAACAAGGCCCGTGAGACCCATCCGGACATGGCTGCAACCCGGGGAGAATTAGCCCAGGCAAGAAATGCGGTCCGCTTCACTCACGTCCAGACCGCCTACGAGAATCTCTTGAAATATCTGGACGCCAGAGAAAACGGTTTCCGGCTTACCGCATCAAACCAGAGAACTGCAAGAAAATCATCTCAGGGGAAAAAACAGGCGCGACAAACCCCTCCGCACACTATGCGGAGAACGGCCAGACCGACAAACCCCTTCAACAGTCAATCTTTCAACAAGAAAAACGACTCTGCCCATCAGACGCATTTCAATAATTCATGCAGCACGGCTGACACGTTTTACAAAGGTGTCATTCCCCAACGTAAACTCCTGCTGGGCCATTATTTATATTATTCCGGAGTAATTAACTTCAGGAATATTATCCAGGCCCTTGTATGGCAAAAAACAATGCGGCCGCGAGTCGGCGAGCTTTGCCTGAAATTCGGCTGGTTGACCAACGATGATATACATTTGATCCTTAAACACCGGACTTTTGACCGGCCCTTTGGCAGATCTGCGTTAAATCTCGGATTGTTGAACGTAAAACAGGTTAAAACCATTCTGTTTATGCAGAAAACGCTTCAGAAGAAACTCGGTGAATTTTTCATAGAAAACAACATCCTGACAGAACAGAGTCTCGAAAAACTGTTAACCCATCACCGTCGCCACAACTCACTCCTCGCTGCCACATCCCGCTTTGGCATTTAA
- a CDS encoding nicotinamide mononucleotide transporter family protein, translating into MFEWILTALSLLGTWYNIQKKVAGWYIWSVSNVGWVICFTMKGMAAEATLFAIYLVLSIYGIIKWGGSKSKGQGNARAKDGA; encoded by the coding sequence ATGTTTGAGTGGATTCTTACTGCTTTAAGCCTCCTGGGTACCTGGTACAATATCCAGAAGAAAGTTGCCGGCTGGTATATCTGGTCGGTTTCCAATGTGGGCTGGGTTATCTGTTTTACTATGAAGGGCATGGCTGCGGAAGCCACCCTTTTTGCCATCTATCTTGTTTTGTCAATTTACGGCATCATTAAATGGGGCGGATCAAAGTCAAAAGGGCAGGGTAATGCCCGGGCCAAAGACGGCGCGTGA
- a CDS encoding response regulator has product MEAIRVLLVDDEKEFVVTLAERLRLRGFDTTPVVCAEDVFALIRSEGSPDVVLLDLKMPDMDGMDVLANIKLFDPSIEVIMLTGHGGDPEGVGAKKGGAFEYIMKPIDIAELMVKINQAAAQRRRGLSGS; this is encoded by the coding sequence ATGGAAGCGATACGGGTTTTGTTGGTGGATGATGAAAAAGAGTTTGTTGTTACCCTTGCCGAGCGTTTGAGATTGCGAGGTTTTGACACAACTCCGGTGGTTTGTGCTGAGGATGTTTTCGCTCTGATCCGCTCGGAAGGTTCTCCGGACGTTGTTTTGCTTGATTTGAAAATGCCGGATATGGATGGGATGGATGTTTTGGCAAACATTAAGTTGTTCGATCCCTCCATTGAGGTCATCATGCTGACCGGTCATGGTGGTGACCCGGAAGGGGTTGGAGCGAAGAAGGGTGGTGCCTTTGAATATATCATGAAACCGATAGATATTGCCGAACTGATGGTCAAGATCAACCAGGCTGCAGCGCAACGTCGAAGGGGTTTGTCTGGTTCGTGA
- a CDS encoding redoxin domain-containing protein → MNIKPGDSLPELVFKDLHNQQEVRFSGNDDQALLFVFWGADLPEKKQRATKILNNIQESLNFYQNRNIRVVSVNIQNNPTLVINEILQNAETTFMACTDPKNYAFNELGAFIMPSILFVTRDGKIAAGIGYSRRLSEILAGKIQVLLNEKTKEQVHNELYPEMTHKTPERNKAETQFNYGMSLVQRNRSEAAAEIFHKAIAADHEFGPPYIELGCILVELGDIETAENMLFRGMDLIPDSTNGKVCMIKLNELVKSRI, encoded by the coding sequence ATGAATATAAAACCCGGGGACTCTCTTCCTGAACTTGTTTTCAAAGATCTTCACAACCAGCAAGAGGTGCGCTTCAGTGGAAATGACGACCAGGCGCTGCTTTTTGTTTTCTGGGGAGCAGACCTCCCTGAAAAAAAACAACGGGCCACAAAAATTCTCAACAATATCCAGGAATCACTGAATTTTTATCAAAACAGAAATATCAGGGTGGTATCAGTAAATATCCAGAACAATCCGACGCTGGTAATCAATGAGATACTCCAGAATGCCGAAACAACTTTCATGGCCTGCACTGACCCAAAGAACTATGCATTCAATGAACTCGGTGCCTTTATCATGCCTTCCATTCTCTTTGTCACCAGAGACGGCAAGATCGCTGCCGGCATTGGCTACAGCCGCAGGTTGAGCGAAATTCTCGCAGGGAAAATCCAGGTGCTGCTCAATGAAAAAACAAAAGAACAGGTCCACAACGAGCTGTATCCGGAAATGACCCATAAAACACCTGAGAGAAACAAGGCCGAAACCCAATTTAATTACGGTATGAGCCTTGTTCAGCGAAACAGGTCCGAAGCGGCGGCTGAAATTTTCCACAAGGCCATTGCCGCAGACCACGAATTCGGCCCCCCCTATATTGAACTGGGGTGCATACTTGTGGAACTGGGAGATATTGAAACCGCTGAAAACATGCTTTTCAGGGGAATGGATCTCATCCCTGATTCAACAAACGGCAAGGTGTGCATGATCAAACTTAACGAACTGGTAAAAAGTCGGATCTGA